In the genome of Chitinispirillales bacterium, the window CTTGTCCACAAAATATTGCCTTTCCGGACGAGGTCCTACGATGCTCATTTCACCTACGAGAACATTCCATAACTGAGGAATTTCGTCTATTCGCGATTTTCTCAGGAATCTTCCAAACGGTGTAATGCGCGGGTCGTTCTTTGTCGCCCATTGCGGTCCGCTTCGTTTCTCGGCATCTACGTACATTGAGCGAAATTTATAAATAATGAAGGGTTTGCCGTTTTTTCCGACTCTTTCTTGCGCGTAAATAACCGGACCTTTGTCGGTAAGTTTTATTAAAATCGCTACAATTATCCATATAGGTATAAAAGGAACAAGAAGAAAAAGCGACGTAAGAACATCTAAAATTCTCTTTATTTGCGATTGCCAACGCGGCAAATGTTCTTGTAAAAGGACTATTAAAGGAATTCCACATATTTGCTGTGTTTTAAGATTTCCCGAAATTACGTCCATAAGCGACGGTATCATGTATATTGTAAGATTTTCATCATCGCAATATTTCATAATTTCAATAATTTCATTTGCGGAATTAGTTATGTGCGATATAACCAAACCGCTTATTTTTTTTTTTTTTATCACATTCGGAATATCTTTAATTTCTCCCAAAATTTCATATCCGTAAAAACTTTTCTCTTCAAGACAATTGTCGATAAATCCTACGAATTTATATCCGAGCTGCGGAAAATTGTTTATCTCTTTTACTATTTTTATACCGGAATCATTTGCTCCTATTACTGCAATATTTTGATTTGCTATACCTCTTTTGTATAAGCTTTGATATAACGAATGCATTAAGAAACGCGAAAACGAGGCGGTTGTCAATAAACAAAGTCCGTAAGAAAGCAGAATGGAAACACGCGTTTGTGAAAAAATATCATAAAATTTACCGGTTTTAACGGCATCTATAATTTGTTCGCCCGAAACCATACAGAAAATTATTACGATACCCAAAATTATTGTTCTTGCAACAACCAAAATTTCGTCTAATCGAGATTCTGAAAACCAGTCGCGGTAAAGCCCGTTAAGGAAATAAAAAATAAGCCATGAGCCGGTCATAATTATTGTAGGAACTATATACGGCTCGAAAGATATTCGAATATCATAAACGTTTGGAAAAAATCCGCTTTTATAACGTAACCAAAAAACTAACCAGAATGCGGCGCTTATTGCGGCAATGTCGCAAAAAATAACAAATAACTTTTCAAATAAACGATTACCCAAAGACGAATCCGCCGCGAATAAATTTGTCAAACAGTTCTTCGCCGCTTTTAATAACTATTCTTGATTCGTTTCCGCTTCTTTCGCAATACGAAGTAGAACTTCCGATAGGGATTTTTTCTCCGAAAACAGCAAACGGAACCTTCCCTTGCGCATGCGTTCTTGTTCGGACAAATGTAGGGTGATCCGGAAGAACCATGACGCTCAGATGATTAAATTCTTTGCGCATTTTAATAATTTCGCCGACGATAAATTTATCATATTCTTCAATTGCCTGAATTTTTTTATCCAAATCTCCTTCGTGAGCGGTTTCGTCGGGCGCTTCCAAATGTATATAGACGAAATCGTGTTTTTTCAGCATTTCACGACATGCGGCGATTTTTCCGGCGTAATTAGTTCCCAAATATCCTGTGGCGCCTTCTACATTTACTATTTCCATCCCGCCCAAAACACCTATGCCTTTTACCAAATCGACCGCCGAAATTACTGCTCCGGTGATTCCGTAACGCTCTTTGAGAGACGGGTATCTCGCCGCTTTGCCCTCTCCCCAAAGCCAAATGTCGGTTACGGGTTTCTGTCCGGCTTCTATACGTTTTTTATTTTCATCGCAATTTTCAATAATTTCGTGCGCTTTTTTACGGATTTGTTTGAGAATTTCGTTTCTCGGTTCAAAATTTCTGACTATTTGTCCGCTTATATCGTGAGGCGGCGTTAGCGGCGGTTCTTTTAATATAATATTTTTCACTACAAGAATATGGCGATATTGCGTTCCTAAGTAGAAACGATATTTTTCACAATTTAGTTTTTTTAATTGTGAAATTATTTTTTCTGCGCTTTCCGTCGTAATGTGCCCTGCGGAATAATCGTCCATAATTTCATTTTTTATAGTAACTAAATTGCAGCGGAATGCGGTTTCGCCCTGTTCAAGTTTAATTCCCAAACTTGCCGCCTCTATCGGTGCGCGTCCTGTGTGATATTTTTGCGGATCATATCCCATTATAGACATATTTCCTATATCTGAGGCGGGAGGAAAACCGTCAGGAATCAAATTAACCATTCCGCAGATTCCTTTTTGAGCGACCAAATCAAGATTCGGCGTATCTGCAAACTCTAAAGGCGTTTTATTACCCAATTTTTCGATATATTCATCCGCCATTCCATCGCCGACAGCAATTACAAATTTCATGTTTATACCTCCGTTACTACCGCGTTTCAACAAAAAGTTATAGGTAAAATAATTTATTGTTCGACATAATTTATTGTTTTTATCCGATTCTGCATTTACAATTTAATATTTTATAACTAAGATTATATTTAATTTTTGTTTAGGAGGACTTATGGCGTCATTGAAAGGTTCAAAAACCGAGCAAAATTTGCTCAAATCATTTGCAGGCGAGTCGCAGGCGAGAATGCGTTACGTTTATTTTGCAAGTAAAGCGAAAAAAGAAGGATTGGAACAAATTTCCGCGATCTTTTCCGAAACCGCGGACAACGAAGAAGAGCATGCCAAAAGATTCTTCAAATTTCTTGAAGGCGGCGGAGTCGAGATTACCGCTTCGTATCCTGCGGGAGTTATAGGTACAACGCTTGAAAACTTAAAAGCGGCGGCTGACGGTGAAGAGGAAGAGTGGTCGAAAGTTTATCCGGAATTTGCAAAAATAGCAGAAAGCGAGGGGTTTACTGAAATAGCCGGAACATTTAAAATGATTGCGACCGCCGAAAAAGGACATGAAACCCGTTATCGTAAATTATGGAAAAACCTCAATGAGGGTAAAGTTTTCAAAAAAGACGGAAAAGTTGTTTGGAAATGTAGAAATTGCGGCTATTTGCACGAATCGGCGGATGCGCTGAAAATATGTCCTGCATGTCTGCACCCTCAGGCGTATTTTGAATTATTCTCGGAAAATTACTGAAAAAAATTAAGAATGGTAAAAATACTTAAAAAAGACCAACTTGCCGAAACGATTTTTCGACTGCGGCTTGAAGCGCCTAAAATCGCCCAAAAACATAAAGCGGGGCAATTTGTGATAATTCGTATAGACGCTGACGGAGAGCGGATTCCGCTTACGATTGCAAATGCGGACGCAAGCGACGGCTGGATCGAAATTATCGTTCAGGCGGTCGGGAAATCAACGAAAAAACTTATGACCTTTACTGAAAACGACTCAATTTGTGATTTGGCGGGACCGTTGGGAATGCCGACTCATGTCGAGAAATTCGGAAAAGTTTTGTGTGTCGGCGGCGGACTTGGCGCGGCGCCGCTTTTTCCTATTGCCAAAGCGATGAAGAACGCACAAAACTCAGTTTCGACTATTATCGGCGCAAGAAATAAAGACTTGGTGATTTTACAGGACGATTTTGACAAAATTACGGATAATCTATATGTAACAACAGACGACGGCTCGGCGGGAACTAAAGGATTTGCGGCGGATGTAATAAAAAAATTGCTTTCGGACGGTGAAAAATTTGATCTTACGGTTGTGGTAGGACCTCCGATTATGATGAAATTCACTTCGCAACTCACAATTGCAAACGGCATAAAAACGTTTGTTTCACTCAACCCAATAATGATTGACGGAACGGGAATGTGCGGAGGGTGCCGCGTGTCTGTCGGCGGCGAAACCAAATTTGCCTGTGTTGACGGTCCGGAATTTGACGCTTCTCTTGTAAATTGGGACGAACTATTGAATCGGTTAGGCGGACACGAGAAAATAGCGCATAAAAATCAGGCGCATAACTGCAAGGCGGAATAACAGTATAGATTATTTTCTTGTAAAATCGTTAAAAGGAAGAAATTATGGACGACGAACGACTTGAAAAATTAAAACAATCGACAATCAGAGGCGAAAAAGTAGATGCAAAATTGTATAATCGTCTTATTCTCGGAAAAGTTTCGCGGACTTACGCACTCACGATTCGCTCTTTAGGCGAACCTTTTCGTGAGCCGGTACTTATAGGATATTTATTTTGCAGAATTGCCGACACTTACGAAGACAGTGAAATTTTGTCGGTAGAACAAAAGTCCGAGGCGTTAAATAATTTTATAGAATTGTTTTTATCCGAAGGAAAA includes:
- a CDS encoding sugar transferase; the protein is MTNLFAADSSLGNRLFEKLFVIFCDIAAISAAFWLVFWLRYKSGFFPNVYDIRISFEPYIVPTIIMTGSWLIFYFLNGLYRDWFSESRLDEILVVARTIILGIVIIFCMVSGEQIIDAVKTGKFYDIFSQTRVSILLSYGLCLLTTASFSRFLMHSLYQSLYKRGIANQNIAVIGANDSGIKIVKEINNFPQLGYKFVGFIDNCLEEKSFYGYEILGEIKDIPNVIKKKKISGLVISHITNSANEIIEIMKYCDDENLTIYMIPSLMDVISGNLKTQQICGIPLIVLLQEHLPRWQSQIKRILDVLTSLFLLVPFIPIWIIVAILIKLTDKGPVIYAQERVGKNGKPFIIYKFRSMYVDAEKRSGPQWATKNDPRITPFGRFLRKSRIDEIPQLWNVLVGEMSIVGPRPERQYFVDKISKEIPWYIKRLKMKPGITGWAQVKHKYDETIEDVKIKVMYDLYYFENMSIILDIKIIIQTVLVVLTGKGAK
- a CDS encoding cofactor-independent phosphoglycerate mutase yields the protein MKFVIAVGDGMADEYIEKLGNKTPLEFADTPNLDLVAQKGICGMVNLIPDGFPPASDIGNMSIMGYDPQKYHTGRAPIEAASLGIKLEQGETAFRCNLVTIKNEIMDDYSAGHITTESAEKIISQLKKLNCEKYRFYLGTQYRHILVVKNIILKEPPLTPPHDISGQIVRNFEPRNEILKQIRKKAHEIIENCDENKKRIEAGQKPVTDIWLWGEGKAARYPSLKERYGITGAVISAVDLVKGIGVLGGMEIVNVEGATGYLGTNYAGKIAACREMLKKHDFVYIHLEAPDETAHEGDLDKKIQAIEEYDKFIVGEIIKMRKEFNHLSVMVLPDHPTFVRTRTHAQGKVPFAVFGEKIPIGSSTSYCERSGNESRIVIKSGEELFDKFIRGGFVFG
- a CDS encoding rubrerythrin family protein; translation: MASLKGSKTEQNLLKSFAGESQARMRYVYFASKAKKEGLEQISAIFSETADNEEEHAKRFFKFLEGGGVEITASYPAGVIGTTLENLKAAADGEEEEWSKVYPEFAKIAESEGFTEIAGTFKMIATAEKGHETRYRKLWKNLNEGKVFKKDGKVVWKCRNCGYLHESADALKICPACLHPQAYFELFSENY
- a CDS encoding sulfide/dihydroorotate dehydrogenase-like FAD/NAD-binding protein → MVKILKKDQLAETIFRLRLEAPKIAQKHKAGQFVIIRIDADGERIPLTIANADASDGWIEIIVQAVGKSTKKLMTFTENDSICDLAGPLGMPTHVEKFGKVLCVGGGLGAAPLFPIAKAMKNAQNSVSTIIGARNKDLVILQDDFDKITDNLYVTTDDGSAGTKGFAADVIKKLLSDGEKFDLTVVVGPPIMMKFTSQLTIANGIKTFVSLNPIMIDGTGMCGGCRVSVGGETKFACVDGPEFDASLVNWDELLNRLGGHEKIAHKNQAHNCKAE